From Microlunatus capsulatus, a single genomic window includes:
- a CDS encoding GNAT family N-acetyltransferase: protein MSRTTPEPSGGPGPVQRFDELLTPRLRLRRWREEDRGPFAALNADPEVMRYFPALLDRRQSDALVDRVEERFVTQGFGLWALERREDGAFLGFTGLNPMPPGTPGAGGTEVGWRLARRAWGHGYATEAAAAALRVALDPLGLGTVWSITAVGNARSQAVMRRLGLVEHSRYRHPALPVEHPLSEQVAHWTGRPDEC, encoded by the coding sequence GTGAGCCGGACGACGCCGGAGCCCTCCGGCGGCCCGGGTCCGGTGCAGCGGTTCGACGAGCTGCTCACCCCGCGGCTGCGCCTGCGGCGCTGGCGGGAGGAGGACCGCGGGCCGTTCGCGGCGCTGAACGCCGACCCGGAGGTGATGCGGTACTTCCCCGCCCTGCTGGACCGCCGGCAGAGCGACGCCCTCGTCGACCGGGTCGAGGAGCGGTTCGTCACGCAGGGTTTCGGGCTCTGGGCGCTGGAGCGGCGCGAGGACGGGGCCTTCCTCGGCTTCACCGGGCTCAACCCGATGCCGCCGGGGACACCCGGCGCGGGTGGGACGGAGGTGGGCTGGCGCCTCGCGCGCCGCGCGTGGGGCCACGGCTACGCGACGGAGGCGGCGGCCGCTGCGCTGCGGGTGGCGCTGGACCCGCTCGGGCTCGGGACCGTCTGGTCCATCACCGCGGTGGGCAACGCGCGCTCGCAGGCGGTCATGCGCCGGCTCGGGCTGGTCGAGCACTCCCGCTACCGGCACCCGGCGCTGCCCGTCGAGCACCCGCTGTCGGAGCAGGTGGCCCACTGGACGGGACGCCCGGACGAGTGCTGA
- a CDS encoding phytanoyl-CoA dioxygenase family protein: MTDLLTSRPTAPAAADRPALPLFDVVDEAFVAHYAEHGFALLAGALTPEQVAAINADALRLCRGDYGDIGYGWSGDGENVPVADLSDEEVLRRYLCIHYPHKVSPPALEALTVPRVVDALVSVIGPNVKAMQSMLFVKSEGKPGQAWHQDEYFIPTRDRSLTAVWIALDDATVENGCLWVLPGSHRRGVIYPERDQDDPRFDCSSEAYDFPYTDEQSVPVEIPAGTALVFNGYLLHRSLENSGKHGYRRALANHYMSAESLLPWRPPAEGEHMAMTDYRDVVLVAGEDPYAWKGTTDLARPYSRPDKDGGCDR; the protein is encoded by the coding sequence ATGACCGACCTGCTCACCTCCCGCCCCACCGCCCCCGCCGCGGCGGACCGCCCGGCGCTGCCCCTGTTCGACGTCGTCGACGAGGCCTTCGTCGCCCACTACGCCGAGCACGGCTTCGCCCTGCTGGCCGGCGCCCTGACCCCCGAGCAGGTGGCGGCCATCAACGCCGACGCCCTCCGGCTGTGCCGCGGCGACTACGGCGACATCGGCTACGGCTGGAGCGGTGACGGGGAGAACGTCCCCGTGGCCGACCTCAGCGACGAGGAGGTGCTCCGCCGCTACCTGTGCATCCACTACCCGCACAAGGTGTCCCCGCCCGCCCTCGAGGCCCTCACGGTGCCGCGCGTCGTGGACGCCCTCGTCTCCGTCATCGGCCCGAACGTCAAGGCCATGCAGTCGATGCTCTTCGTCAAGTCCGAGGGCAAGCCCGGCCAGGCCTGGCACCAGGACGAGTACTTCATCCCCACCCGCGACCGCTCGCTGACCGCCGTGTGGATCGCCCTGGACGACGCGACCGTCGAGAACGGCTGCCTCTGGGTGCTGCCCGGCTCGCACCGCCGCGGCGTCATCTACCCCGAGCGCGACCAGGACGACCCGCGCTTCGACTGCAGCAGCGAGGCCTACGACTTCCCCTACACCGACGAGCAGTCGGTCCCGGTGGAGATCCCGGCGGGCACCGCGCTCGTCTTCAACGGCTACCTGCTGCACCGCTCGCTGGAGAACTCCGGCAAGCACGGCTACCGCCGGGCGCTGGCCAACCACTACATGAGCGCGGAGTCGCTGCTGCCGTGGCGCCCGCCCGCCGAGGGCGAGCACATGGCCATGACCGACTACCGCGACGTCGTCCTGGTGGCCGGCGAGGACCCGTACGCCTGGAAGGGCACCACCGACCTAGCCCGCCCCTACTCCCGCCCCGACAAGGACGGCGGCTGCGACCGCTGA
- a CDS encoding helix-turn-helix transcriptional regulator has protein sequence MTSEGEPAAPAPAAAAGPSTLPVVEVDGAGVVQVVDYQPGSSFGPRELHDFEFLWLLQGSAVWTVHRGCATLAARPDRPVTLRPGTLLLAPAGALDSFRWDADVVSRHAWAHFRVADPGPLPDPAGWPVVRDLAGAPVLAGLCRYLEDLGAQPSEAARARSDQLLALLLDLFVRGPFDETADPVPELVAVAVEAVRRTWAADGVRLVEVDELAAAACVSAGHLFRVFRQHFGCGPARVLELVRLSRAAVLLQRSNASLAEVADATGFANAYHLSRRFRAAYGVPPGAYRRRHATDDQVAPLRAAGLLPLARVLAEV, from the coding sequence GTGACCTCTGAGGGGGAGCCCGCCGCACCCGCCCCGGCGGCCGCGGCCGGTCCGTCGACCCTGCCGGTGGTGGAGGTCGACGGGGCCGGCGTGGTGCAGGTCGTCGACTACCAGCCGGGCTCCAGCTTCGGCCCGCGCGAGCTGCACGACTTCGAGTTCCTCTGGCTGCTGCAGGGCTCGGCCGTCTGGACGGTGCACCGCGGCTGCGCGACCCTCGCCGCGCGGCCGGACCGGCCGGTGACGCTGCGCCCGGGCACCCTGCTGCTGGCCCCCGCGGGCGCCCTCGACTCCTTCCGCTGGGACGCCGACGTCGTCTCCCGGCACGCCTGGGCCCACTTCCGGGTGGCCGACCCGGGTCCGCTGCCCGACCCGGCCGGCTGGCCCGTGGTGCGCGACCTCGCGGGGGCCCCGGTGCTGGCCGGCCTCTGCCGCTACCTGGAGGACCTGGGGGCCCAGCCGTCCGAGGCGGCCCGGGCCCGCAGCGACCAGCTGCTCGCCCTGCTGCTCGACCTCTTCGTCCGCGGCCCGTTCGACGAGACCGCGGACCCGGTGCCCGAGCTCGTCGCCGTCGCCGTGGAGGCGGTCCGCCGGACCTGGGCCGCCGACGGCGTGCGGCTGGTCGAGGTGGACGAGCTGGCGGCCGCCGCCTGCGTCTCGGCCGGGCACCTCTTCCGCGTCTTCCGGCAGCACTTCGGCTGCGGCCCGGCCCGGGTGCTCGAGCTCGTCCGGCTGTCCCGGGCGGCGGTGCTGCTGCAGCGCAGCAACGCCTCGCTGGCCGAGGTGGCCGACGCCACCGGGTTCGCCAACGCCTACCACCTCTCCCGGCGGTTCCGGGCGGCCTACGGGGTGCCGCCGGGGGCCTACCGGCGCCGGCACGCCACCGACGACCAGGTGGCCCCGCTGCGGGCGGCGGGGCTGCTCCCGCTGGCGCGCGTCCTCGCCGAGGTCTGA
- a CDS encoding ABC transporter substrate-binding protein: MPDPSLPTPFAAPPPEPPRWAASRRRFLSVTGLAVGGAALGLGAAGCGTAQTGNSTGTGQAQGRPGASGDTLFVSGFQWGPPANFNPLGAAPAWPAGGGQSQLVYETLLRFNLIDGSLQPGLGKELQETDRQTFTVPLQDGTTWSDGSELTAADVVFTFEIARKVSTGNSSVWTYLDAVTAPDPRTVVFTLKSSPYNPGTVKDAIAKVLVVPEAVWGSVPESKIISETNLEPVGSGPYLLDKADQTQVSLKRHDGYWGTGVFGTPAPLAIVHPIFKTGNDGDIKLQSGEIDASQQFTPQIWKMWEDQGKPVATWLAEKPYYLPGNLPLLIFNLERKGLDDVRVRRALAHAIDYPNIAATAMSSYSDPANASLVVPTGYEEKFYDAAGVEADGWTFDPDQAVTILEDDLGAEKGSDGIYVLPDGTKLGGWELITPTGWTDWNTACEIVAKSAKAVGIGIETKFPQAPTMQKAMQNGDFDLCMYSYSGVSPASPWVRFRDALDDRGVPERGKTAFFNYNRFSHPDVPGLLDAAAGATSDEEAKTAYTALDRIYREQVPVVPLMYRPLEFYEFQTSNWTGFPTAENPYAPPMWQGAGIQWLFKITKVGS, encoded by the coding sequence ATGCCCGACCCGTCCCTGCCCACCCCGTTCGCGGCTCCCCCGCCGGAGCCGCCCCGCTGGGCGGCGAGCCGTCGCCGCTTCCTCTCGGTCACCGGGCTGGCGGTGGGGGGCGCCGCCCTCGGCCTCGGCGCGGCGGGCTGCGGGACGGCCCAGACCGGGAACAGCACGGGCACGGGCCAGGCGCAGGGCCGGCCGGGTGCCTCGGGCGACACGCTGTTCGTCTCGGGCTTCCAGTGGGGGCCGCCGGCCAACTTCAACCCGCTCGGGGCGGCGCCGGCCTGGCCGGCCGGCGGCGGGCAGAGCCAGCTGGTCTACGAGACCCTGCTGCGCTTCAACCTCATCGACGGGTCGCTGCAGCCGGGGCTGGGCAAGGAGCTGCAGGAGACCGACCGGCAGACCTTCACGGTCCCGCTGCAGGACGGCACCACCTGGTCCGACGGGAGCGAGCTGACCGCCGCCGACGTCGTCTTCACCTTCGAGATCGCCCGGAAGGTCAGCACGGGCAACTCCAGCGTCTGGACCTACCTCGACGCCGTCACCGCGCCCGACCCGCGCACCGTGGTCTTCACGCTCAAGAGCTCGCCGTACAACCCGGGCACGGTGAAGGACGCGATCGCCAAGGTGCTGGTCGTCCCGGAGGCGGTCTGGGGCTCGGTGCCCGAGAGCAAGATCATCTCCGAGACCAACCTGGAGCCGGTCGGCTCGGGGCCCTACCTGCTGGACAAGGCCGACCAGACCCAGGTGTCGCTGAAGCGCCACGACGGGTACTGGGGCACCGGCGTCTTCGGCACCCCGGCCCCGCTGGCGATCGTGCACCCGATCTTCAAGACCGGCAACGACGGCGACATCAAGCTGCAGAGCGGCGAGATCGACGCCAGCCAGCAGTTCACCCCGCAGATCTGGAAGATGTGGGAGGACCAGGGCAAGCCGGTGGCCACCTGGCTGGCGGAGAAGCCCTACTACCTGCCCGGGAACCTGCCGCTGCTGATCTTCAACCTGGAGCGCAAGGGCCTCGACGACGTCCGGGTCCGGCGCGCCCTCGCCCACGCGATCGACTACCCGAACATCGCGGCCACCGCGATGTCGAGCTACTCCGACCCGGCGAATGCGAGCCTGGTGGTCCCCACGGGCTACGAGGAGAAGTTCTACGACGCCGCGGGGGTCGAGGCCGACGGCTGGACCTTCGACCCCGACCAGGCGGTCACGATCCTCGAGGACGACCTCGGGGCGGAGAAGGGCTCCGACGGCATCTACGTGCTGCCCGACGGCACGAAGCTGGGCGGCTGGGAGCTCATCACCCCGACCGGCTGGACCGACTGGAACACCGCCTGCGAGATCGTCGCCAAGTCGGCCAAGGCCGTGGGCATCGGGATCGAGACGAAGTTCCCCCAGGCGCCCACCATGCAGAAGGCCATGCAGAACGGCGACTTCGACCTCTGCATGTACTCGTACTCGGGCGTGAGCCCGGCCAGCCCGTGGGTGCGCTTCCGCGACGCGCTCGACGACCGCGGGGTGCCCGAGCGCGGCAAGACGGCGTTCTTCAACTACAACCGGTTCTCCCACCCCGACGTGCCCGGGCTGCTCGACGCGGCGGCCGGGGCCACCAGCGACGAGGAGGCGAAGACCGCCTACACGGCGCTGGACCGGATCTACCGCGAGCAGGTCCCGGTCGTGCCGCTGATGTACCGCCCGCTGGAGTTCTACGAGTTCCAGACCTCGAACTGGACCGGGTTCCCCACGGCGGAGAACCCCTACGCCCCGCCCATGTGGCAGGGCGCCGGCATCCAGTGGCTCTTCAAGATCACCAAGGTGGGCAGCTAG
- a CDS encoding SDR family oxidoreductase has translation MAGRVVVVTGASGGIGRAVVRELARRGDRVALLARGEAGLAAAAAEVAEHGGEALVVPVDVSDAEAVDAAAGQVEDRLGPIDVWVNVAFTSVFARFGDITPEEYRRVTEVTYLGYVYGTMAALRRMKLRDRGTIVQVGSALAYRGVPLQTAYCGAKHAIQGFHESLRTELLHDRSGIRVTMVQLPAVNTPQFGWVRSKLPQKAQPVPPIYQPEVAARGILHAVDHPGRREWWVGGSTVGTLLGNAVAPALLDRYLARTGFDDQQVDEPEVAGRPDNLFAPLDGDDGHDFGAHGTFDDRSASRSLQQWLSHRAGPLAAGAGVVVAGGVAALVGARRR, from the coding sequence ATGGCTGGACGTGTCGTCGTCGTGACCGGGGCGAGCGGGGGGATCGGCCGCGCCGTGGTGCGCGAGCTGGCCCGGCGGGGGGACCGGGTGGCCCTGCTGGCCCGGGGCGAGGCGGGCCTGGCCGCGGCCGCCGCCGAGGTCGCCGAGCACGGCGGGGAGGCGCTCGTCGTGCCCGTCGACGTCAGCGACGCCGAGGCGGTGGACGCCGCCGCCGGCCAGGTCGAGGACCGGCTGGGCCCGATCGACGTCTGGGTCAACGTCGCCTTCACCTCGGTGTTCGCCCGCTTCGGCGACATCACCCCCGAGGAGTACCGCCGGGTCACGGAGGTGACGTACCTGGGCTACGTCTACGGCACCATGGCCGCGCTGCGCCGGATGAAGCTGCGCGACCGCGGCACGATCGTCCAGGTGGGCTCGGCGCTGGCCTACCGCGGCGTCCCGCTGCAGACGGCCTACTGCGGGGCCAAGCACGCCATCCAGGGCTTCCACGAGTCGCTGCGCACCGAGCTGCTGCACGACCGCAGCGGCATCCGCGTCACCATGGTCCAGCTGCCGGCGGTGAACACCCCGCAGTTCGGCTGGGTGCGCTCGAAGCTGCCGCAGAAGGCGCAGCCTGTGCCGCCGATCTACCAGCCCGAGGTCGCCGCCCGGGGCATCCTGCACGCGGTCGACCACCCGGGCCGGCGCGAGTGGTGGGTGGGCGGCAGCACCGTCGGCACCCTGCTGGGCAACGCCGTCGCCCCGGCCCTGCTGGACCGCTACCTGGCCCGGACGGGCTTCGACGACCAGCAGGTCGACGAGCCGGAGGTGGCGGGCCGGCCCGACAACCTCTTCGCCCCGCTCGACGGCGACGACGGGCACGACTTCGGCGCCCACGGCACCTTCGACGACCGGTCGGCCTCGCGCAGCCTCCAGCAGTGGCTCTCGCACCGGGCGGGCCCGCTGGCGGCCGGCGCCGGCGTGGTGGTGGCGGGCGGCGTGGCCGCCCTCGTCGGCGCGCGCCGCCGGTGA
- a CDS encoding alcohol dehydrogenase catalytic domain-containing protein translates to MTAAPAENTTTPESAVSGPRLPETMQAVIVHGPENYQLETVAVPRPGPGEALVKVEGVGICASDLKCYHGAPKFWGDANRPAWAETEVIPGHEFVGTIVQLDDEAAQRWGVTVGDRVVAEQIVPCWKCRYCLDGKYWMCQPHDMFGFKRRTPGAMAEYMLFSKDALVHQVSADLPPAHAAFAEPLSCALHAVERADIHFDDVVVVAGCGPIGLGMIAGAKSKNPKLVIGLDMAQDKLDLALECGADLVINIGTDDAVARVKELTDGYGADVYLEGTGHPSAVGQGLNLLRKLGTYVEYSVFGSDVTVDWSIISDDKELDVRGAHLGPHCWPAAIRMIESGRLPMDKICTHQLPLADFQKGLDLVASGKESIKVSLIP, encoded by the coding sequence ATGACCGCAGCACCGGCCGAGAACACCACGACCCCGGAGTCGGCCGTCAGCGGCCCCCGGCTCCCCGAGACGATGCAGGCCGTCATCGTGCACGGCCCCGAGAACTACCAGCTGGAGACGGTCGCCGTCCCGCGCCCGGGGCCGGGCGAGGCCCTGGTCAAGGTGGAGGGCGTCGGCATCTGCGCCAGCGACCTGAAGTGCTACCACGGCGCCCCCAAGTTCTGGGGCGACGCGAACCGGCCGGCCTGGGCCGAGACCGAGGTCATCCCCGGCCACGAGTTCGTCGGCACCATCGTCCAGCTCGACGACGAGGCCGCCCAGCGCTGGGGCGTCACCGTGGGCGACCGCGTCGTCGCCGAGCAGATCGTCCCCTGCTGGAAGTGCCGCTACTGCCTCGACGGCAAGTACTGGATGTGCCAGCCGCACGACATGTTCGGCTTCAAGCGCCGCACCCCGGGCGCGATGGCGGAGTACATGCTCTTCTCCAAGGACGCCCTGGTGCACCAGGTCTCGGCCGACCTGCCGCCCGCCCACGCCGCCTTCGCCGAGCCCCTCTCCTGCGCCCTGCACGCCGTCGAGCGCGCCGACATCCACTTCGACGACGTCGTCGTGGTCGCGGGCTGCGGCCCGATCGGGCTGGGCATGATCGCCGGTGCGAAGTCCAAGAACCCCAAGCTGGTCATCGGCCTCGACATGGCGCAGGACAAGCTGGACCTCGCCCTCGAGTGCGGCGCCGACCTGGTGATCAACATCGGCACCGACGACGCGGTCGCCCGGGTCAAGGAGCTCACCGACGGCTACGGCGCCGACGTCTACCTCGAGGGCACCGGCCACCCCTCCGCCGTCGGCCAGGGCCTCAACCTGCTGCGCAAGCTGGGCACCTACGTCGAGTACAGCGTCTTCGGCAGCGACGTCACCGTCGACTGGTCGATCATCAGCGACGACAAGGAGCTCGACGTCCGCGGTGCGCACCTCGGCCCGCACTGCTGGCCCGCCGCCATCCGGATGATCGAGTCCGGCCGGCTGCCGATGGACAAGATCTGCACCCACCAGCTGCCGCTCGCCGACTTCCAGAAGGGCCTGGACCTCGTGGCCAGCGGCAAGGAGTCGATCAAGGTCTCGCTGATCCCGTGA
- a CDS encoding alpha/beta hydrolase codes for MAVLRCDVHSEVLGLGTSLTVLLPEAARARDGADGPPLLYLLHGMSDDSTTWLRRTGLERHVEGRGLAVVMPQVHRSYSLDTAVGERYGTFLAEELPALVHRFFRVSDRRADTFVAGLSMGGYGAVRWALRAPERFAAAASLSGALDLAGPWSARVRPEDPHLTTRLFGGRPVAGSDADLLHLVGRADPARLPALRLWCGADDALLPANRRFAAACAAAGVDAPLEVGPGAHDWAFWDARVVDVLDWLPLRAR; via the coding sequence GTGGCCGTGCTCCGCTGCGACGTGCACTCCGAGGTCCTCGGGCTGGGCACCTCGCTCACCGTCCTGCTGCCCGAGGCGGCCCGCGCCCGGGACGGCGCCGACGGCCCGCCGCTGCTGTACCTGCTGCACGGGATGAGCGACGACAGCACCACCTGGCTGCGCCGCACCGGGCTGGAGCGCCACGTCGAGGGGCGCGGGCTCGCCGTCGTGATGCCGCAGGTGCACCGCAGCTACTCCCTCGACACCGCCGTCGGGGAGCGCTACGGGACGTTCCTCGCCGAGGAGCTGCCCGCGCTGGTGCACCGGTTCTTCCGCGTCTCGGACCGGCGCGCGGACACCTTCGTCGCCGGGCTCTCGATGGGCGGGTACGGCGCCGTGCGCTGGGCGCTGCGCGCGCCGGAGCGGTTCGCGGCGGCGGCGAGCCTGTCCGGCGCGCTGGACCTGGCCGGTCCCTGGAGCGCCCGGGTCCGCCCCGAGGACCCGCACCTGACGACGCGGCTGTTCGGCGGCAGGCCCGTCGCCGGCTCCGACGCCGACCTGCTGCACCTGGTGGGGCGGGCCGACCCCGCCAGGCTGCCGGCGCTGCGGCTGTGGTGCGGGGCGGACGACGCGCTGCTGCCGGCCAACCGCCGGTTCGCCGCGGCCTGCGCCGCGGCGGGGGTCGACGCCCCGCTGGAGGTCGGCCCGGGAGCCCACGACTGGGCCTTCTGGGACGCCCGGGTCGTCGACGTCCTGGACTGGCTCCCGCTCCGCGCCCGCTGA
- a CDS encoding ZIP family metal transporter, protein MLAALGWGAVAAASLLLGTLLALGRRWRAGLVGGVLAFGAGALISSVAFELAQEGLDVGGPLPVAAGVAAGALAFFSADRAVERIGGRDGGRPGGLPLALGALLDGIPEQAVLGIGLATGQGISVALLVAVFVSNLPEAIGSASDMREAGTARSRILALWAAVAVVCTLATVGGYALAGVVGGGLQAGIDGFAAGALLVMLVDQMIPEAKEKAGDRAGLATVLGFAVAAGLSTLS, encoded by the coding sequence ATGCTCGCCGCGCTCGGCTGGGGGGCGGTCGCGGCCGCCTCGCTCCTCCTCGGGACCCTGCTCGCCCTCGGCCGCCGCTGGCGGGCGGGGCTGGTCGGCGGGGTGCTCGCCTTCGGCGCCGGCGCCCTGATCTCGTCGGTGGCCTTCGAGCTGGCGCAGGAGGGGCTGGACGTGGGCGGCCCGCTCCCGGTCGCCGCCGGGGTCGCCGCCGGCGCCCTGGCCTTCTTCTCCGCCGACCGCGCCGTCGAGCGGATCGGGGGCCGCGACGGCGGCCGGCCCGGCGGCCTGCCCCTCGCCCTCGGCGCGCTGCTCGACGGCATCCCCGAGCAGGCCGTGCTGGGCATCGGCCTGGCCACCGGCCAGGGCATCAGCGTGGCGCTCCTCGTCGCGGTCTTCGTGTCCAACCTGCCGGAAGCGATCGGCTCGGCCAGCGACATGCGCGAGGCCGGCACCGCGCGGTCGAGGATCCTGGCGCTCTGGGCCGCGGTGGCGGTGGTCTGCACCCTGGCGACCGTCGGCGGGTACGCGCTGGCCGGCGTCGTCGGCGGCGGGCTGCAGGCCGGGATCGACGGCTTCGCCGCGGGCGCCCTGCTCGTCATGCTCGTCGACCAGATGATCCCCGAGGCGAAGGAGAAGGCCGGCGACCGGGCCGGGCTGGCCACGGTCCTCGGCTTCGCCGTCGCGGCCGGCCTGTCGACCCTGTCCTGA
- a CDS encoding HEAT repeat domain-containing protein, giving the protein MSGPSRWGLTPRQSVEQECARRGRDAVVDGCRALLAGEAVDDGLVLALGGRPARAVLAGEPGWSEAWLRVWAARGLLWVWEDRALPAVAGALDDETWRVREMALKVVARHGLGETVERVAALRDDPVPRVRAAAERALVRLTRDRA; this is encoded by the coding sequence GTGAGCGGCCCCTCGCGGTGGGGCCTCACCCCCCGGCAGAGCGTGGAGCAGGAGTGCGCGCGCCGCGGTCGGGACGCGGTGGTCGACGGCTGCCGGGCGCTGCTGGCCGGCGAGGCCGTCGACGACGGGCTGGTGCTGGCCCTGGGCGGGCGGCCGGCACGGGCGGTGCTGGCCGGTGAGCCCGGGTGGTCGGAGGCCTGGCTCCGGGTCTGGGCCGCCCGGGGCCTGCTGTGGGTCTGGGAGGACCGGGCGCTGCCCGCGGTCGCGGGGGCGCTGGACGACGAGACCTGGCGCGTCCGGGAGATGGCCCTGAAGGTGGTCGCCCGGCACGGCCTCGGGGAGACCGTCGAGCGCGTGGCCGCCCTGCGGGACGACCCGGTCCCCCGGGTACGAGCGGCCGCCGAGCGCGCGCTGGTGCGGCTCACCCGGGACCGGGCGTGA